One stretch of Musicola paradisiaca NCPPB 2511 DNA includes these proteins:
- a CDS encoding iron-containing alcohol dehydrogenase: MNINSTIISGYQALQDITYLLRGKQHVLLVTDRNIVGLPGVQALKEQLAAGVAQLSVIDNVPAEPSQHDVAAVLQNLPSSVPDFVVGIGGGSVLDVAKLLSLLCAGDDAITLESLLAGTKPTRRTASLMIPTTAGTGSEATPNAILAIPEKETKVGIITPVMLPDYVALIPELTTSMPAHIAASTGIDALCHLIECFTATISNPVGDNYALIGLKKLFANIDAAVNEPGNLEARLNMLWASYYGGAAIAHSGTHLVHAMSYPLGGKYHIPHGVANAILLTPCMRFVQHAAQEKFAQAYDLLPNADTSLEPAQKAEALVDYFGALVKRLNLPSSLQQLGISPDHLPYLVESALQVQRLMKNVPTTVRAEDVHAIYSTLF; this comes from the coding sequence ATGAATATCAACAGCACCATTATCAGTGGTTATCAGGCACTCCAGGACATCACCTATCTGCTGCGCGGCAAACAGCATGTCTTACTGGTCACAGATCGGAATATTGTCGGGCTGCCCGGCGTTCAGGCGCTGAAGGAACAGCTGGCGGCCGGCGTTGCACAGCTGTCGGTGATTGATAATGTGCCCGCTGAACCCAGCCAGCATGATGTTGCGGCGGTGCTGCAAAATCTGCCGTCCTCAGTGCCGGACTTCGTGGTCGGCATCGGCGGCGGCAGCGTACTGGACGTCGCCAAACTGCTGTCGCTGTTGTGCGCCGGCGATGACGCCATCACATTGGAAAGCCTGCTGGCGGGCACCAAACCGACGCGCCGCACCGCGTCGCTGATGATCCCCACCACAGCCGGTACCGGCTCTGAAGCCACACCGAACGCCATTCTTGCCATTCCGGAAAAAGAAACCAAAGTCGGGATCATTACGCCGGTGATGCTGCCGGACTATGTGGCGCTGATCCCCGAACTGACCACCAGCATGCCCGCTCACATCGCGGCCTCTACCGGTATCGATGCGTTGTGCCACCTGATCGAATGTTTCACCGCCACCATTTCCAACCCGGTCGGCGACAACTACGCGCTGATCGGCCTGAAGAAACTGTTCGCCAATATCGACGCTGCGGTCAACGAACCCGGCAATCTGGAAGCGCGTCTCAATATGCTGTGGGCGTCCTACTACGGCGGCGCCGCCATCGCCCACTCCGGCACGCACCTGGTGCACGCCATGTCCTACCCGCTGGGCGGCAAGTACCACATCCCCCACGGCGTGGCCAACGCCATCCTGCTGACGCCCTGCATGCGTTTCGTTCAGCACGCGGCGCAGGAAAAATTCGCCCAGGCCTACGACCTGTTGCCGAACGCCGATACCAGCCTCGAGCCGGCGCAGAAAGCCGAGGCGCTGGTGGATTACTTCGGTGCGCTGGTCAAACGTCTGAATCTGCCTTCATCGCTGCAACAGCTGGGGATCAGCCCGGATCACCTGCCGTATCTGGTGGAATCAGCCCTGCAGGTGCAGCGCCTGATGAAAAACGTACCGACGACCGTTCGTGCCGAAGATGTGCACGCCATCTATTCAACTTTGTTTTGA